The proteins below come from a single Fusobacterium nucleatum genomic window:
- the nikA gene encoding nickel ABC transporter substrate-binding protein translates to MKKLLKLFLILTFSLLFLVACGEKGKEEAKSENTQNKTLTISWHQDIGFLNPHAYLPDQFITQGMVYEGLVNYGENGEILPSLAESWDVSKDGKTYTFHLRKGVKFSDGSDFNANNVKKNFDSIFLNKERHSWFGLTNHISSYRAVDENTFELVLDEAYTPTLYDLAMIRPIRFLADAGFPDDGDTYKGIKVSIGTGPWILKEHKKDEYAIFEKNPNYWGEKPVLDEVVIKIIPDAETRALQFEAGELDMIYGNGLISYDTFKSYQEDSKYKTAISEPMSTRLLMFNTTTGPLSDINLRYALTYATDKKAISEGILNGIEKPADTIFAPNMPHSKQDLKPFEYNLDKAKEYIEKAGYKMGKEFYEKDGKVLTLVFPYIATKTLDKQIAEYIQGQWKKIGVNVEIKALEEKNFWEETDDLKYNVMLNYSWGAPWDPHAYINAMATVAENGNPDYEAQLGLPMKKELDAKIHQVLLEANPEKVEQLYKEILTTLHEQAVYVPLTYQSLIAVYRDNLTGVRFMPQEYELPLSYIDKK, encoded by the coding sequence ATGAAAAAATTATTAAAACTATTTTTAATATTAACATTTTCTTTATTATTTTTAGTTGCTTGTGGAGAAAAAGGTAAAGAGGAAGCAAAAAGTGAAAATACACAAAATAAAACTTTAACAATATCATGGCATCAAGATATAGGTTTTTTAAATCCACATGCTTATTTGCCAGATCAATTTATTACACAAGGTATGGTTTATGAAGGACTTGTAAATTATGGAGAAAACGGAGAAATTTTACCATCACTTGCTGAAAGTTGGGATGTTTCTAAAGATGGAAAGACATATACTTTTCATTTAAGAAAGGGAGTAAAATTTTCAGATGGTAGTGATTTTAATGCAAATAATGTAAAGAAAAATTTTGATTCTATATTTTTAAATAAAGAAAGACATTCTTGGTTTGGATTGACTAATCATATCAGTTCATATAGAGCAGTAGATGAAAACACTTTTGAATTAGTTTTAGATGAAGCATACACTCCAACTTTATATGATTTAGCAATGATAAGACCGATTCGTTTTTTAGCTGATGCAGGTTTTCCAGATGATGGAGATACATATAAAGGTATAAAAGTATCAATAGGAACAGGACCTTGGATATTAAAAGAACATAAAAAAGATGAATATGCAATTTTTGAAAAAAATCCTAATTATTGGGGAGAAAAACCAGTACTTGATGAAGTGGTTATAAAAATAATTCCAGATGCAGAAACAAGAGCTTTACAATTTGAAGCTGGGGAACTTGATATGATTTATGGAAATGGATTAATAAGTTATGATACTTTTAAATCTTATCAAGAAGATTCAAAATATAAGACAGCTATATCAGAACCTATGTCAACAAGATTACTTATGTTTAATACGACAACAGGTCCATTAAGTGATATTAATTTAAGATATGCATTAACTTATGCAACTGATAAAAAGGCAATATCTGAAGGTATACTAAATGGAATAGAAAAACCAGCAGATACAATATTTGCTCCAAATATGCCACATTCAAAACAAGATTTAAAACCTTTTGAATACAATCTTGATAAGGCAAAAGAATATATTGAAAAAGCTGGATATAAGATGGGAAAAGAATTCTATGAAAAAGATGGAAAAGTGCTAACATTAGTATTTCCATATATAGCAACAAAAACTTTGGATAAACAAATTGCTGAATATATTCAAGGACAATGGAAAAAAATTGGAGTTAATGTAGAAATAAAAGCATTAGAAGAAAAGAATTTCTGGGAAGAAACAGATGATTTAAAATATAATGTAATGTTAAATTATTCTTGGGGAGCACCTTGGGATCCACATGCTTATATAAATGCTATGGCAACTGTTGCAGAAAATGGAAATCCTGATTATGAAGCTCAACTTGGTTTACCAATGAAAAAAGAATTAGATGCAAAAATTCATCAAGTTTTACTTGAAGCTAATCCAGAAAAAGTAGAACAACTTTATAAAGAAATCTTAACAACATTACATGAGCAAGCTGTTTATGTACCTTTAACTTACCAATCTCTAATAGCAGTATATAGAGATAACTTAACAGGGGTTAGATTTATGCCTCAAGAATATGAATTACCTTTAAGTTATATAGATAAAAAATAA
- a CDS encoding ABC transporter permease gives MKKKIFDIISALLVISILAFIFIQLSPGDPAENYLRASHLPITDELLKQKREELGLNSPLIIQYLKWLKNVLLGNFGYSFLRKEPAIYLTFKALYATFQLTIFSTFLIILISLPIGILSAIKTGTWIDKIVISITTIFVSMPVFWLGFSLILLFSVKLNWLPVSGRGGFLNFVLPSITLSVPFIGQYIEFIKKSILENIQNKLLENAVLRGLKKRYIISNYLLKGAWIPILSGFSFTFVSILTGSILVEEIFSWPGIGFLFTKAIQAGDVPLIQACIMVFGVLFIIATHFMNGILKYLDPRIKGGKNNG, from the coding sequence ATGAAAAAAAAGATTTTTGATATTATTTCTGCATTGCTTGTAATATCAATACTTGCTTTTATATTTATCCAACTTTCACCAGGAGATCCCGCAGAAAATTATCTGCGGGCTTCTCATCTTCCTATAACAGATGAATTATTAAAGCAAAAAAGAGAAGAATTAGGTCTAAATTCTCCATTGATAATTCAATATTTAAAATGGTTAAAAAATGTTTTATTAGGAAATTTTGGATATTCATTTTTAAGAAAAGAACCAGCTATTTACTTAACTTTTAAAGCCTTATATGCAACTTTTCAATTAACAATATTTTCAACATTTCTAATAATATTAATTTCTTTACCAATAGGAATATTATCAGCTATAAAGACTGGGACTTGGATAGATAAAATAGTTATTAGTATCACAACAATATTTGTTTCAATGCCTGTTTTTTGGTTAGGTTTTTCACTGATACTACTATTTTCAGTTAAACTAAATTGGCTTCCTGTTTCAGGTAGAGGTGGATTTTTAAATTTTGTCCTTCCAAGTATAACTCTATCCGTTCCTTTTATAGGGCAATATATAGAGTTTATTAAAAAAAGTATATTAGAAAATATACAAAATAAATTATTAGAAAATGCAGTATTAAGAGGTTTGAAAAAAAGATACATAATATCTAATTATCTTTTAAAAGGTGCTTGGATACCTATTTTAAGTGGATTTTCTTTTACTTTTGTATCTATACTTACAGGTTCTATCCTTGTTGAAGAAATATTTTCTTGGCCAGGGATAGGGTTTCTTTTTACAAAGGCAATTCAGGCAGGAGATGTACCTTTGATTCAGGCTTGTATTATGGTTTTTGGTGTATTATTTATAATAGCAACACATTTTATGAATGGTATTTTAAAGTATTTAGACCCAAGGATTAAAGGTGGAAAAAACAATGGCTAA
- a CDS encoding ABC transporter permease — protein MAKNIKFYFAIFLLIFWILLAIVAPIVAPYDPQYVDLSLKLLSPNKTYLLGTDALGRDILSRIIYGARLSISISLSIQIILLLISVPIGLFVGWKQGKEENFFDWMTMIFSTFPSFLLAMVLVGMLGAGISNMIISVVAVEWIYYARILKNSVISQKQNEYVKYAILKGMPTRYILKKHIFPFVYGPILTASLMNIGNIILMISSFSFLGIGVQPNISEWGNMIHDSRAFFRNHPNLMLYPGIMILLAVGSFRFIASQIEEKFRGIK, from the coding sequence ATGGCTAAAAATATAAAATTTTATTTTGCTATATTTTTATTAATTTTTTGGATATTATTGGCAATAGTAGCTCCAATAGTAGCACCTTATGATCCTCAATATGTAGATTTATCTTTAAAATTACTTTCTCCAAATAAAACATATCTTTTAGGAACTGATGCCTTAGGTAGAGACATTTTATCAAGAATAATTTATGGAGCAAGACTTTCTATTTCAATATCACTTAGCATACAAATTATATTATTATTAATAAGTGTTCCAATAGGACTTTTTGTTGGTTGGAAGCAAGGGAAAGAAGAGAATTTTTTTGATTGGATGACTATGATATTTTCAACATTTCCAAGTTTTCTATTAGCTATGGTATTAGTTGGTATGTTAGGTGCAGGAATAAGTAATATGATAATTTCTGTTGTTGCAGTTGAATGGATTTATTATGCTAGAATTTTAAAAAATTCAGTTATATCACAGAAACAAAATGAATATGTAAAGTATGCTATTTTAAAGGGTATGCCAACTAGATATATTTTAAAAAAACATATTTTTCCATTTGTGTATGGACCTATACTGACAGCTAGTTTAATGAATATAGGAAATATTATTTTAATGATTTCTTCTTTTTCATTTTTAGGTATAGGAGTACAACCCAATATATCAGAGTGGGGAAATATGATACATGATAGTAGAGCATTTTTTAGAAATCACCCAAATCTTATGTTATATCCTGGGATAATGATATTACTGGCTGTTGGTTCATTTCGTTTCATAGCTTCACAGATTGAAGAAAAATTTAGAGGTATAAAATGA
- a CDS encoding ABC transporter ATP-binding protein — MNILEIKNLSLKISDEKILKNINFELKEKEIISIIGKSGSGKTMLSKMIMGLKNKNMQIEGEILFKDNNIFEFSEEDLRKYRGEGIGYITQNPLNVFLPFQKIKTTFLETYLSHKNISKNEVIELAKKNLKQVNLDNADEILNKYPFELSGGMLQRVMVAIIIGLDSKIIIADEVTSALDSYNRYEMIKIFKELNKMGKSIILITHDYYLMKSISDRCLVMENGEVIEEFNPKLEAELIKENSEFGAKLLETTIYKRKGS, encoded by the coding sequence ATGAATATTTTAGAAATTAAAAACCTTTCATTAAAAATATCAGATGAAAAAATACTAAAAAATATAAATTTTGAATTAAAAGAAAAAGAAATAATATCAATAATTGGAAAAAGTGGTTCAGGAAAAACAATGTTATCTAAAATGATAATGGGGTTAAAAAATAAGAATATGCAAATAGAGGGGGAAATTTTATTTAAAGATAATAATATTTTTGAGTTTTCAGAAGAAGATTTAAGAAAGTATAGAGGAGAGGGAATAGGCTATATTACTCAAAATCCTTTAAATGTATTTTTACCTTTTCAAAAAATAAAAACAACTTTTTTAGAAACTTATCTCAGCCATAAAAATATTTCAAAAAATGAAGTGATAGAACTTGCTAAAAAAAATTTAAAACAGGTAAATTTAGACAATGCTGATGAAATTCTAAATAAATATCCTTTTGAATTAAGTGGAGGAATGTTGCAAAGAGTTATGGTAGCAATCATTATAGGATTGGATTCTAAAATAATTATTGCTGATGAGGTAACTTCTGCTCTGGATAGCTATAATCGTTATGAGATGATAAAAATTTTTAAAGAACTTAATAAGATGGGTAAAAGCATTATTCTGATAACACATGATTATTATCTGATGAAGTCAATATCAGATAGATGTCTGGTAATGGAAAATGGAGAAGTCATTGAAGAATTTAATCCAAAACTTGAAGCAGAGCTAATTAAAGAAAATTCAGAATTTGGAGCAAAGTTATTAGAAACTACCATTTATAAAAGAAAGGGAAGTTAA
- a CDS encoding ABC transporter ATP-binding protein, giving the protein MKAVELIDITKKYGEQEVLNSFSLDIEKGECLALMGESGSGKSTIAKIIIGLEKQNSGTVEIFDKDIEFLFQDSYNALNPRMTVEDLIYEPLQFLTDIDVKKKKEIVSELLEQVELSPELLTRKRDELSGGQLQRVCLARALSTKPQIMIFDESLSGLDPLVQDKILDLLYKIQKQYQLTYIFISHDIRLCYFLADRIILIDKGKIIEDFKELGKEIIPKTEIGKILLKDII; this is encoded by the coding sequence ATGAAAGCAGTAGAACTTATTGATATAACAAAAAAGTATGGAGAACAAGAAGTATTAAACTCATTTTCTTTGGATATAGAAAAAGGTGAATGTCTTGCATTAATGGGAGAAAGTGGCTCTGGAAAAAGTACTATTGCTAAAATAATTATAGGACTTGAAAAACAAAATTCAGGTACAGTAGAAATTTTTGACAAAGATATAGAGTTTTTGTTTCAAGACTCTTATAATGCATTAAATCCAAGAATGACTGTTGAAGATTTAATATATGAGCCTTTGCAATTTTTAACTGATATAGATGTGAAGAAAAAAAAGGAAATTGTGTCGGAATTACTTGAACAAGTTGAATTATCACCAGAATTACTCACAAGAAAAAGAGATGAGTTGAGTGGTGGGCAATTACAAAGAGTTTGTTTAGCAAGAGCTTTGTCAACAAAACCTCAAATTATGATATTTGATGAATCATTAAGTGGTTTAGATCCATTAGTTCAGGACAAAATTTTAGATTTATTATATAAAATTCAAAAACAATACCAATTAACTTATATTTTTATCTCACATGATATTAGATTGTGTTATTTTTTAGCTGATAGAATAATTTTAATTGATAAGGGTAAAATTATAGAAGATTTTAAAGAATTAGGTAAAGAAATTATCCCCAAGACAGAGATAGGTAAAATTTTATTAAAAGATATTATATAA
- a CDS encoding YadA-like family protein: MKKIVSLKLIIFSLLLVAGSVSYSAPAIEPGTGTNSTKAGVDNVAIGENSSAFGFHNIASKIHSSAFGSSNEADGDFSSAFGVKNKISGKWSSAFGNQYEVTGEKSGTFGVGEYNGQYKYKNEGNNSYMIGNYNKIAKDSNDNFILGNNVTIGAGVQKSVVLGDGSASGGSNTVSVGSATLKRKIVNVGDGEISANSTDAVTGKQLHGIAKATSNDIDVDAWKAKLGVGAGGVDLTVYTKRNASNLTASDISDWQTKLDITKKADYKDANGIDVNKWRTRLGVGSGGGAGGGAPVDAYTKSEADNKFTSKDDYRDANGIDVDKWKAKLGTGAGSADIQNLRNEVYERIDNVKDEVRDVGSLSAALAGLHPMQYDPKAPAQVMAALGHYKDRQAVAVGASYYFNDRFMMSTGVALSGEKKTKTMANVGFTLKLGKGSGTTYSETPQYVVQNEVKRLTVENQELKERVRNLEEKLNMLLKSK; the protein is encoded by the coding sequence ATGAAAAAAATTGTTAGTTTAAAATTAATTATTTTTAGTTTACTTTTAGTTGCAGGGAGTGTTTCTTATTCAGCCCCAGCTATTGAACCAGGAACAGGGACTAATAGCACAAAAGCAGGAGTTGATAATGTAGCTATTGGAGAAAATAGTTCAGCTTTTGGATTTCATAATATAGCTAGTAAAATACATAGTTCAGCTTTTGGAAGTAGTAATGAAGCTGATGGAGATTTTAGTTCAGCTTTTGGAGTTAAAAATAAAATCAGTGGAAAATGGAGTTCAGCTTTTGGAAACCAATATGAAGTTACTGGTGAAAAGTCTGGAACATTTGGGGTAGGTGAATATAATGGTCAGTATAAATATAAAAATGAAGGTAATAATTCATATATGATAGGAAATTATAATAAAATTGCTAAGGACTCTAATGATAACTTTATCTTAGGTAATAATGTTACGATTGGTGCTGGGGTTCAAAAATCTGTTGTTTTAGGAGATGGTTCTGCTTCAGGTGGAAGTAATACTGTTTCCGTTGGTTCTGCTACTTTAAAAAGAAAAATAGTTAATGTTGGAGATGGAGAAATTTCTGCTAATTCTACTGATGCTGTTACTGGTAAACAACTGCATGGAATAGCTAAGGCTACTTCAAATGATATTGATGTAGATGCATGGAAAGCTAAATTGGGTGTTGGTGCTGGTGGTGTTGACTTAACTGTTTATACTAAAAGAAATGCATCTAATTTAACTGCTTCTGATATTTCTGATTGGCAAACTAAATTAGATATTACTAAAAAAGCTGACTATAAAGATGCTAATGGCATCGATGTTAATAAATGGAGAACTAGACTTGGTGTTGGCTCTGGTGGAGGTGCAGGTGGAGGAGCTCCTGTTGACGCTTATACTAAAAGTGAAGCTGATAATAAATTTACAAGTAAAGATGATTATAGAGATGCTAATGGCATTGATGTTGATAAATGGAAGGCTAAACTTGGTACAGGAGCTGGTTCTGCTGATATTCAAAATTTAAGAAATGAAGTATACGAAAGAATTGATAATGTTAAAGATGAAGTAAGAGATGTAGGTTCTTTAAGTGCTGCTCTTGCTGGATTACACCCTATGCAATATGACCCAAAAGCTCCTGCACAAGTTATGGCTGCATTAGGACATTATAAAGATAGACAAGCTGTTGCTGTTGGAGCAAGTTATTATTTTAATGATAGATTTATGATGAGTACTGGTGTTGCTCTTTCAGGAGAAAAGAAAACTAAGACTATGGCTAATGTAGGATTTACTTTAAAACTTGGTAAAGGCAGTGGAACTACTTATAGTGAAACTCCTCAATATGTTGTTCAAAATGAAGTTAAGAGACTAACAGTTGAAAATCAAGAATTAAAAGAAAGAGTTAGAAACTTGGAAGAAAAATTAAATATGTTATTAAAAAGCAAATAA
- a CDS encoding DMT family transporter, which yields MDNHIKGALLVCLAATMWGFDGIALTPRLFSLHVPFVVFVLHLLPLILMSIIFGKEEFKNIKKLQKNDLFFFFCVALFGGCLGTLSIVKALFLVNFKHLTVVTLLQKLQPIFAIILARVLLKEKLKRAYLFWGFLALLGGYLLTFEFHLPENVSDDNLLPASLYSILAAFSFGSATVFGKRILKSASFRTALYLRYLLTTCIMFVIVSFTCGFGDFFIATAGNWLIFIIIALTTGSGAILLYYFGLRYITAKVATMCELCFPISSVIFDYLINGNVLSPVQLFSASLMILSIIKISKLN from the coding sequence ATGGATAATCATATAAAAGGAGCTTTGCTTGTATGTTTAGCTGCTACTATGTGGGGATTTGATGGAATAGCTTTAACACCAAGATTATTTAGTTTGCATGTTCCATTTGTGGTTTTTGTACTTCATCTTTTACCATTGATACTTATGTCAATTATTTTTGGAAAAGAAGAGTTTAAAAATATTAAAAAGTTACAAAAAAATGATTTATTTTTCTTTTTTTGTGTAGCTTTATTTGGGGGTTGTCTAGGAACTTTGTCAATAGTTAAAGCATTGTTCTTAGTGAATTTTAAACATCTAACAGTTGTAACATTATTACAAAAATTACAACCTATATTTGCAATAATATTGGCAAGGGTGCTTTTAAAAGAAAAATTAAAAAGAGCATATCTATTTTGGGGATTTTTAGCATTACTTGGAGGGTATCTTTTGACATTTGAATTTCATCTTCCAGAAAATGTTTCAGATGATAATTTATTACCTGCCTCTCTTTATTCAATACTAGCTGCTTTCTCTTTTGGTTCAGCAACTGTATTTGGAAAAAGAATATTAAAGTCTGCTTCATTTAGAACAGCACTTTATTTAAGATATTTATTAACAACTTGCATAATGTTTGTAATTGTGAGCTTTACTTGTGGTTTTGGAGATTTCTTTATAGCTACAGCTGGAAATTGGTTAATATTTATAATTATTGCTTTGACAACAGGAAGTGGAGCAATTTTACTTTATTATTTTGGACTTAGATACATAACAGCAAAAGTTGCTACTATGTGTGAACTATGTTTTCCTATATCAAGTGTAATTTTTGACTACCTTATAAATGGAAATGTATTAAGCCCCGTTCAGTTATTTAGCGCAAGTTTAATGATATTATCAATAATAAAAATTAGTAAATTAAATTAG
- a CDS encoding MFS transporter, protein MKKSIIGLLWGESTLKVMAILYDSVITAFLLQLGLKNTQIGLLWSVVLLTQMLFDYPTGSFADRYGRLKIFTIGMVLTGSAIVMIAYSINITMLYISAILMGIGESQISGTLFPWFVNSLDKVENLQEKEGYILKSNGQVQYSTNIIGILAGFAISFLNLDYKFILILAGTFQAINGILIYFSFQDNKSIEANLIKIGKKSFQIFLKDYKLWIYTLAMTIHYSFYSVHLFIWQPRANLLGVVESKLTGINSVYLSCLVVSGLIIKYKKEIKNYLYILCVILIPISLIIIYQSQNFILYLVGTILLGLSNGIVAPQIMSTVHYFIPDEVRSSVISLLSSLSSIFLIFLQVIIGKILDIKGNYYLEMLCVLFGIIYIICIILILKWLRENKNLIN, encoded by the coding sequence ATGAAAAAAAGTATAATAGGTTTACTTTGGGGAGAAAGTACCTTAAAAGTTATGGCAATATTATATGATTCGGTCATAACAGCTTTTTTATTACAGCTTGGCTTAAAAAATACTCAAATAGGATTGCTTTGGTCTGTTGTTTTGCTAACACAAATGCTATTTGACTATCCTACTGGAAGTTTTGCAGATAGATATGGTAGATTGAAAATTTTTACTATTGGTATGGTATTAACAGGAAGTGCCATAGTTATGATAGCATATAGTATTAATATAACTATGCTGTATATTTCAGCTATATTAATGGGAATTGGAGAATCTCAAATAAGTGGTACATTATTTCCTTGGTTTGTAAATAGTTTAGATAAAGTAGAAAATCTACAAGAGAAAGAAGGGTATATTTTAAAGAGTAATGGACAGGTTCAATATTCTACTAATATTATAGGAATTTTAGCAGGATTTGCAATCTCATTTTTAAATTTAGATTATAAATTTATACTTATTCTTGCAGGAACATTCCAAGCCATAAATGGGATTTTAATTTATTTTTCTTTTCAAGATAATAAAAGTATAGAAGCAAATTTAATAAAAATTGGAAAGAAAAGTTTTCAGATATTTTTAAAAGACTATAAATTATGGATATATACTCTTGCAATGACTATTCATTATTCCTTTTATTCAGTCCATCTTTTTATATGGCAGCCTAGGGCAAATTTATTGGGAGTTGTTGAAAGTAAACTTACAGGAATTAATAGTGTATATTTATCATGTTTGGTAGTTAGTGGACTTATTATTAAATATAAAAAAGAAATAAAAAATTATTTATATATTTTATGTGTAATTTTAATTCCTATATCTTTAATCATTATTTATCAATCCCAAAATTTTATCTTATATCTTGTAGGTACAATTCTTTTAGGACTTAGTAATGGAATAGTAGCACCTCAAATTATGAGTACAGTTCATTATTTTATTCCAGATGAAGTGAGGTCATCAGTTATATCTTTGCTCAGTTCCCTATCAAGTATCTTTTTAATATTTTTACAGGTGATAATTGGAAAGATATTGGATATAAAAGGAAATTATTATCTTGAAATGTTATGTGTATTGTTTGGAATTATTTATATCATTTGTATAATATTAATTTTAAAATGGTTAAGAGAAAATAAAAATTTAATTAATTAA
- the mreC gene encoding rod shape-determining protein MreC: protein MKKESKIKILLPILAVIIVTVLIFNRLLFKLKDQVDKVVLPIQSKVYNVANRAISLKDIIFSYEDIIAENENLKKENMELKIQKERNQKILEENERLSKLLEMKENTIYKGSLKFARVSFSDISNLNNKIFIDLGEKDGIKVDMIAVYGDYLVGKIIDVDSDYSIVELITNPNFVISAKTEADILGIARGSDEEDGLLYFQPSIVEDTLKKGEEIVTSGVSNIFPEGIKIGKIENIDDKENYNYKKITIKPAFESKDLKELIVIGHENIVNKPIVKKEETGEESK from the coding sequence ATGAAAAAAGAAAGCAAAATAAAAATTCTTTTACCAATATTAGCAGTGATAATTGTTACAGTTTTAATTTTTAATAGACTTTTATTCAAGTTAAAAGATCAGGTTGATAAAGTTGTACTACCAATTCAAAGTAAGGTATATAATGTAGCTAATAGAGCAATTAGTTTAAAAGATATAATTTTTTCTTATGAAGATATAATAGCAGAAAATGAAAATTTAAAAAAAGAAAATATGGAATTAAAAATTCAAAAGGAAAGAAATCAAAAAATACTTGAAGAAAATGAAAGACTATCAAAACTTTTAGAAATGAAAGAAAATACAATTTATAAAGGAAGTTTAAAATTTGCTAGGGTTAGTTTTAGTGATATAAGTAATCTTAATAATAAAATTTTTATAGATTTAGGTGAAAAAGATGGAATAAAAGTTGATATGATAGCTGTTTATGGGGATTATTTAGTTGGAAAAATTATAGATGTTGATAGTGATTATTCCATTGTTGAGTTAATTACAAATCCTAACTTTGTTATAAGTGCTAAAACAGAAGCAGATATTTTAGGAATTGCAAGAGGTAGTGATGAGGAAGATGGACTTTTATATTTTCAACCTTCAATAGTTGAGGATACACTAAAAAAAGGAGAAGAAATAGTTACATCAGGAGTTAGTAATATTTTTCCTGAGGGTATAAAAATTGGAAAAATTGAAAATATAGATGATAAAGAAAATTATAATTATAAAAAGATTACAATAAAACCAGCTTTTGAAAGCAAAGATTTAAAGGAATTAATAGTGATAGGACACGAAAACATTGTTAACAAACCAATAGTTAAAAAAGAAGAAACAGGAGAAGAAAGTAAATGA
- the recO gene encoding DNA repair protein RecO yields MIFLRGKGIIIAKKDIEEADRYITIFMEDYGKVSTVIKGIRKSKKRDKTAVDILSLTEFQFYKKNDSLIISSFSTIKDYISIKSDIDKINIAFYIFSILNQILVENGRNRKIYEVLEKTLDYLNSSNDDRKNYLLILYFLYIIIKEEGISIEESTDIEELQIEVQEKRKIEIDDNVKKILQYLFEDNLKVVINDEKYKINYIKKAILVLENYINFNLDTNINAKKILWGALLW; encoded by the coding sequence ATGATATTTTTAAGAGGTAAAGGTATTATTATAGCAAAGAAAGATATTGAAGAGGCAGATAGATATATTACAATATTTATGGAAGATTATGGAAAAGTTTCCACTGTTATAAAGGGTATAAGAAAAAGTAAAAAAAGAGATAAGACAGCAGTAGATATACTGTCTTTAACAGAGTTTCAGTTCTATAAAAAAAATGATAGTTTGATAATTTCAAGTTTTTCTACAATTAAAGATTATATAAGCATAAAATCAGATATAGATAAAATAAATATAGCATTTTATATATTTTCTATATTAAATCAAATTTTAGTTGAAAATGGTAGAAATAGAAAAATTTATGAGGTCTTAGAAAAAACTCTTGATTATTTGAATAGTTCAAATGATGATAGGAAAAATTATCTTTTAATCTTGTACTTTCTATATATTATTATTAAGGAAGAAGGAATTTCTATTGAAGAGAGTACTGATATAGAAGAGCTTCAGATTGAAGTACAAGAAAAAAGGAAAATAGAAATAGATGATAATGTGAAAAAAATATTGCAATATCTATTTGAAGATAATTTAAAAGTGGTAATTAATGATGAAAAATATAAAATTAATTATATAAAAAAAGCAATATTGGTATTAGAAAATTATATTAATTTTAATTTGGATACCAATATAAATGCTAAAAAAATATTATGGGGGGCTTTATTATGGTAA
- a CDS encoding PTS sugar transporter subunit IIA — protein sequence MVNSIKITDYITEDLIDLDLKSKNRDGILVELSELLEKSPNIIGEEKDIYKALVDREKLGSTGIGKGVAIPHAKTESVKGLTVAFGVSKEGIDFNSLDEEEVHLFFVFASPNKDSQIYLKVLARISRLIREEEFRDNLFGCKTPKEVIDCIREKEDE from the coding sequence ATGGTAAATTCTATAAAAATAACAGATTATATTACAGAAGATCTAATAGATTTAGATTTAAAGTCAAAAAATAGAGATGGTATTTTAGTAGAGCTATCAGAATTATTGGAAAAATCGCCTAATATTATAGGTGAAGAAAAAGACATTTATAAGGCTTTGGTAGATAGAGAAAAGTTAGGAAGCACTGGAATTGGCAAAGGAGTAGCTATACCTCATGCTAAAACTGAAAGTGTAAAAGGACTTACTGTTGCATTTGGTGTGAGTAAAGAGGGAATAGATTTTAATTCCTTAGATGAAGAAGAAGTACATCTATTTTTTGTCTTTGCTTCACCTAACAAAGATAGCCAAATATATTTGAAGGTACTAGCTAGAATTTCAAGACTAATAAGAGAAGAAGAATTTAGAGATAATTTATTTGGATGTAAAACTCCAAAGGAAGTTATAGATTGCATAAGAGAAAAAGAAGACGAATAG